Proteins encoded by one window of Blautia luti:
- the dapB gene encoding 4-hydroxy-tetrahydrodipicolinate reductase, with translation MVKIIMHGCNGHMGQVISGLVAQDPDAEIVAGIDVADQGKNSYPVYTDMKECQVEADALIDFSSAKATDALLDYCAERKLPVVLCTTGLSEEQLAKVEETAKKVAVLKSANMSLGINTLLKLIQDAAKVLATAGFDMEIVEKHHRLKLDAPSGTALALADSLNEAMDNQYHYTYDRSQRRQMRDDKEIGISAVRGGTIVGEHEVIFAGPDEVIEFKHTAYSKAVFGKGAVEAAKFLAGKPAGRYDMSDVISAK, from the coding sequence ATGGTAAAGATTATTATGCATGGCTGTAATGGCCATATGGGTCAGGTGATCTCCGGACTTGTAGCTCAGGATCCGGATGCAGAGATCGTAGCTGGCATTGACGTAGCAGACCAGGGTAAAAACAGCTATCCGGTTTACACAGATATGAAGGAATGTCAGGTAGAAGCAGATGCTCTGATTGATTTCTCTTCTGCGAAAGCGACAGATGCACTTCTGGATTACTGTGCAGAACGTAAGCTTCCTGTAGTTTTATGTACTACCGGATTAAGCGAGGAGCAGCTTGCGAAGGTTGAAGAGACAGCGAAGAAAGTAGCTGTTCTGAAATCAGCCAATATGTCCCTGGGTATCAATACTCTCCTGAAACTGATCCAGGACGCAGCGAAGGTTCTGGCGACAGCAGGTTTCGATATGGAGATCGTAGAGAAACATCATCGTCTGAAACTGGATGCACCAAGCGGAACAGCTCTGGCACTGGCAGACAGCTTGAATGAGGCTATGGATAACCAGTATCATTATACTTATGACCGCAGCCAGAGACGCCAGATGCGTGATGATAAGGAAATTGGTATTTCTGCTGTACGCGGCGGCACCATCGTGGGAGAACATGAAGTGATCTTCGCAGGCCCGGATGAAGTGATCGAGTTCAAACATACTGCGTATTCCAAGGCAGTATTCGGCAAGGGCGCAGTAGAAGCAGCGAAATTCCTGGCAGGTAAACCGGCAGGACGTTACGATATGAGTGACGTGATCAGTGCGAAATAG
- the secA gene encoding preprotein translocase subunit SecA — protein MNMFAKVFGTRSQREVRRIMPLVEKIESLRPEMQKLSDEELKNKTREFKKRLEEGETLDDLLPEAFAVVREAGKRVLGMEHFQVQLIGGIILHQGRIAEMRTGEGKTLVATLPAYLNALEGKGVHIVTVNDYLAKRDADEMGQIHRFLGLTVGVVLNDMKQDERRAAYNCDITYVTNNELGFDYLRDNMVIYKEQLVQRDLHYCIIDEVDSILIDEARTPLIISGQSGKSTKLYEACDILAQQLERGEASHEMTKMAAIMGEEVIETGDFVVNEKDKIVNLTEQGVHKVENFFHIENLADPENLEIQHNIILALRAHNLMHKDQDYVVKDDEILIVDEFTGRIMPGRRYSDGLHQAIEAKEHVKIKRESKTLATITFQNFFNKYDKKGGMTGTAITEEKEFRDIYAMDVVEIPTNKPVIRVDHEDAVYMTKKEKFNAVVNAVMEAHAKQQPVLVGTITIETSELISRMLKRQGIKHNVLNAKFHELEAEIVAQAGQAGAVTIATNMAGRGTDIKLDEIAREAGGLFIIGTERHESRRIDNQLRGRSGRQGDPGESRFYISLEDDLMRLFGSERLMKIFTSLGVAENEQIEHKMLSNAIEKAQEKIEFNNFGIRKNLLDYDQVNNEQREIIYKERRQVLDGENMRDAIYNMIQDTVDSYVDMCFSDDVGSEEWDLNEFNGVLLSIIPLQPLTVETVKGKKRDEIRHELKEEAVKLYEAKESEFPEPEQLRELERVVLLKCIDSKWMDHIDDMEILRQGIGLAAYGQRDPVVEYKMNAFEMFNSMITSIQEDTLRMLYHVHVEQKIEREQVAKVTGTNKDDSAGPKKPVQRKEIKVYPNDPCPCGSGKKYKQCCGRKNKA, from the coding sequence ATGAATATGTTTGCGAAAGTATTCGGGACCCGCAGCCAGCGAGAGGTTAGGCGTATCATGCCTCTGGTTGAGAAGATTGAGAGTCTGCGCCCGGAGATGCAGAAATTAAGTGACGAAGAACTGAAAAACAAGACAAGAGAATTCAAGAAACGTCTGGAAGAGGGAGAAACACTGGATGACCTGCTTCCTGAGGCATTTGCTGTTGTACGTGAGGCAGGTAAACGTGTACTGGGAATGGAACATTTCCAGGTACAGCTCATCGGTGGTATCATTCTCCACCAGGGACGTATCGCAGAGATGAGAACAGGTGAAGGTAAAACACTTGTTGCCACACTTCCGGCATACTTAAACGCACTGGAAGGCAAGGGCGTGCATATCGTAACAGTCAACGATTATCTGGCGAAACGAGATGCAGATGAGATGGGACAGATCCATCGTTTCCTGGGGCTGACAGTCGGTGTTGTTTTAAATGATATGAAGCAGGATGAACGTCGTGCTGCATACAACTGTGATATTACTTATGTTACCAATAACGAACTTGGTTTCGATTATCTGCGTGACAACATGGTTATTTATAAAGAACAGCTGGTACAGAGAGATCTGCACTACTGTATCATAGATGAGGTTGACTCCATCCTGATCGATGAGGCCCGTACCCCGCTGATCATTTCCGGTCAGAGCGGCAAATCCACGAAACTGTATGAAGCCTGCGATATCCTGGCTCAGCAGTTAGAGCGTGGTGAAGCCAGCCATGAGATGACCAAGATGGCAGCTATCATGGGCGAGGAAGTTATTGAGACAGGTGACTTCGTTGTAAATGAGAAAGATAAGATCGTAAACCTTACTGAGCAAGGTGTTCATAAGGTAGAGAACTTCTTCCATATTGAGAACCTGGCTGATCCGGAGAATCTGGAGATCCAGCATAACATTATTCTTGCACTTCGTGCACATAACTTGATGCATAAGGATCAGGATTATGTTGTAAAGGATGATGAGATCCTGATCGTTGATGAGTTTACCGGACGTATCATGCCGGGACGTCGTTATTCCGACGGTCTGCATCAGGCCATTGAAGCGAAAGAGCATGTTAAGATCAAACGTGAGAGCAAGACTCTGGCAACCATTACATTCCAGAACTTCTTTAACAAATATGATAAGAAGGGCGGTATGACCGGTACAGCTATCACAGAGGAGAAAGAGTTCCGTGATATCTATGCCATGGACGTTGTAGAGATTCCGACCAATAAACCGGTAATCCGTGTGGATCATGAAGATGCGGTTTATATGACCAAGAAAGAGAAATTCAATGCGGTAGTCAACGCAGTTATGGAGGCACATGCGAAACAGCAGCCAGTACTGGTTGGTACCATTACTATCGAAACATCTGAACTGATCAGCCGTATGCTGAAGAGACAGGGCATCAAGCATAACGTGCTGAATGCCAAGTTCCATGAACTTGAGGCTGAGATCGTAGCACAGGCAGGACAGGCAGGTGCAGTTACCATCGCCACCAACATGGCCGGCCGTGGTACGGATATCAAACTTGATGAGATAGCCAGAGAGGCAGGCGGTCTGTTTATCATCGGTACAGAGCGTCATGAATCCAGACGTATTGATAATCAGCTCCGTGGACGTTCCGGACGTCAGGGTGATCCGGGTGAATCCCGTTTCTACATTTCCCTGGAAGATGACCTGATGCGTCTGTTCGGTTCCGAAAGACTGATGAAGATCTTTACTTCCCTGGGTGTTGCAGAGAATGAGCAGATCGAACATAAGATGCTTTCCAATGCCATTGAGAAGGCACAGGAGAAGATTGAGTTCAATAACTTCGGTATCCGTAAAAATCTTCTCGATTATGACCAGGTTAACAATGAACAGCGTGAGATCATCTACAAAGAACGTCGTCAGGTTCTGGACGGTGAGAACATGCGCGATGCGATCTATAACATGATCCAGGATACAGTGGACAGCTATGTGGATATGTGCTTCTCTGATGATGTAGGTTCCGAAGAATGGGATCTGAATGAATTCAACGGAGTACTTCTTTCGATCATCCCGCTGCAGCCGCTTACAGTAGAAACTGTGAAAGGCAAGAAGAGAGATGAGATCAGGCATGAGCTGAAAGAAGAAGCTGTGAAGCTTTATGAAGCAAAAGAATCCGAGTTCCCGGAACCGGAACAGCTTCGTGAACTGGAGCGAGTGGTTCTTCTGAAATGTATCGACAGCAAGTGGATGGATCACATTGATGATATGGAGATCCTTCGTCAGGGTATCGGTCTGGCAGCATATGGCCAGCGTGATCCGGTTGTTGAATATAAGATGAACGCATTTGAGATGTTTAACAGCATGATCACTTCTATTCAGGAGGATACACTTCGTATGCTGTACCATGTTCATGTAGAGCAGAAGATCGAGCGTGAGCAGGTAGCGAAGGTGACAGGAACCAATAAGGACGACAGTGCAGGTCCGAAGAAACCTGTTCAGAGAAAAGAGATCAAGGTATATCCGAATGATCCGTGTCCTTGCGGAAGCGGTAAAAAATACAAACAGTGCTGCGGACGTAAGAACAAAGCATGA
- the hpf gene encoding ribosome hibernation-promoting factor, HPF/YfiA family, with protein MKFIISGKNIAVTEGLKTAVEDKLGKLERYFTPDTEVVVTLSVEKERQKIEVTIPVKGNIIRSEQVSNDMYVSIDLVEEVIERQLRKYKNKIVDKQQAAASFQKAYLDKDYEEDEEVKIIRTKKFGIKPMYPEDACVQMELLGHNFFVFYNAETEQVNVVYKRKGNTYGLIEPEF; from the coding sequence ATGAAATTTATCATCAGCGGAAAAAATATAGCAGTTACAGAAGGGCTTAAAACAGCAGTCGAAGACAAGCTCGGCAAACTGGAAAGGTATTTCACTCCTGACACCGAAGTTGTAGTAACTTTAAGTGTGGAAAAAGAAAGACAGAAAATTGAAGTGACAATTCCTGTAAAAGGTAACATCATCCGTTCCGAGCAGGTAAGCAATGATATGTATGTATCAATCGACCTGGTTGAAGAGGTAATCGAACGTCAGCTTCGCAAATACAAAAACAAAATCGTAGACAAACAGCAGGCAGCAGCCAGCTTCCAGAAAGCATATCTGGATAAGGACTACGAAGAGGATGAAGAAGTTAAGATCATCCGTACCAAGAAATTCGGTATCAAACCAATGTATCCGGAAGATGCATGTGTACAGATGGAACTTCTGGGACATAATTTCTTCGTATTCTATAATGCAGAAACCGAGCAGGTAAATGTAGTGTACAAACGTAAAGGAAACACATACGGCCTGATCGAGCCTGAATTCTAA
- the hisA gene encoding phosphoribosylformimino-5-aminoimidazole carboxamide ribotide isomerase — protein MRFRPCIDIHNGKVKQIVGGSLTDVQDQAKENFVSEQDAAFYAELYKKAGIVGGHVILLNSQDSPNYEATKQQALLALRTYPGGLQIGGGVNPGNAQEYLEAGASHVIVTSYVFKDGKISWEKLEEMEQAAGKEHLVLDLSCRKKDDQYFIVTDRWQKFTDVPVTLEIMEKLGEYCDEFLVHAVDVEGKAHGVETELAELLSGYTGRPVTYAGGVGSMKDIEDLRTYGGNRLDVTVGSALDLFGGSIPFTELVRLK, from the coding sequence ATGAGATTTCGCCCATGCATTGATATACATAATGGAAAAGTAAAACAGATCGTCGGCGGCAGCCTGACAGATGTACAGGATCAGGCGAAGGAGAACTTCGTGTCTGAGCAGGATGCTGCCTTTTATGCAGAACTGTATAAAAAGGCCGGGATTGTTGGCGGTCATGTAATCTTGCTGAACAGTCAGGATTCTCCTAATTATGAGGCAACGAAGCAGCAGGCACTGCTGGCGCTTCGCACCTATCCGGGAGGACTGCAGATCGGTGGAGGTGTGAATCCCGGGAATGCCCAGGAATATCTGGAAGCAGGGGCGAGCCATGTGATCGTTACATCCTATGTATTTAAAGATGGAAAAATTTCCTGGGAGAAGCTGGAAGAGATGGAACAGGCAGCTGGAAAAGAGCATCTGGTGCTGGATCTCAGCTGCAGAAAAAAGGATGACCAGTATTTCATTGTCACAGACAGATGGCAGAAATTCACGGATGTTCCAGTGACACTGGAGATCATGGAGAAACTTGGGGAGTACTGCGATGAATTTCTGGTTCATGCTGTAGATGTAGAAGGGAAAGCGCACGGCGTAGAAACAGAACTGGCAGAACTTCTCAGTGGCTATACCGGACGTCCGGTTACTTACGCAGGAGGGGTAGGTTCCATGAAAGATATCGAAGATCTCAGAACCTATGGCGGAAACCGCCTGGATGTAACGGTAGGAAGCGCTTTGGATCTCTTTGGCGGAAGTATTCCCTTTACAGAACTTGTCAGATTAAAGTGA
- a CDS encoding leucine-rich repeat domain-containing protein — MKKNLKIPGLMAGLVMAAVIATVPAHAGEFSDGNEFAAGEKFTDAIQGNVDEEKEIISDNENVPDVQDENGEEAVGATNLEDFVINNGVLVEYNGTASEVTIPQNVTKINYDVFKNHTELQKVVLNGCTVEIESEAFRDCSGLKTIEGTGNITSIESQAFEGCSALESIEGTETIRYIGYAAFSGCTAFKGFVFTENLLTLRDDAFAGCKSLENIVFPESLQEIGTVVFEDAAVQKLTFLCEYKKGMFEGGTTKELIVTKGDFGEIKEGYSMIGSDFVEMKELEKVTIGSEVTLIGQEVFDGCENLSEVNIEEGKVERIGEAAFRGCKSLKEIVLPAKITSIGGGIFADSGIAKVTMEGVTEIPSAAFAGCKNLTSFSFDNIKSIGRGSFRDCENLKEVIIPETVEEIQYEYEDSPFENCGAERVVIKNELMSTECFDGEVKLKEIVAEAGVVEGSFPNLETLVIGEKVSVIGRIEAENLKSLQLGGNKDTNMEWAGFSDIKSLEKVVISGSVEITEAMFENCENLTSVTITGEVSRIGAWAFAGTGLTELEIPESVTELGDSFIFETKPEKLVLGADVTYDSMTFNGVDFTDLQELQILSGEISESLFECERFEKDLKLKIGPNVTSIGRRAFFECKQLVSVEFEEGKLETIGDGAFVHCTSLTKVDIPACVKEIGEMAFSDTGIKSVSFKEGLKRIGKAAFATCPYLREASIPKSVESIGDYAFGIRAYTAQVGNEKPYTAYEPYEEGFTIIGYGGTEAERYAEDTPGITFVDLDGNSKKSLKTATVSGLSAKYYTGKSLKPSVTVTLKRKKLVLNKDYKVTYKNNTNIGQAIVTITGIGKYTGSISRNFTIRIKNNSTYTAGKLKYTITNADTTGKGTVTLTAATNKTTVTSLTVPSTVKIGGKSFKVTAIGKKAFSGAKKLKKVVIGKYVTYIGQEAFSGNTALTTVSCSCTSLNYIGKKAFYGDKKLSSVTLKTTKLTSSKTGSDAFKNIKSTCKFKVPASKVKTYQKLLISRGAGSKIKVTK; from the coding sequence ATGAAAAAGAATTTGAAAATACCAGGATTAATGGCCGGCTTGGTAATGGCCGCAGTAATCGCCACAGTCCCTGCACATGCAGGAGAATTCTCAGACGGTAATGAATTTGCAGCTGGAGAGAAATTTACGGATGCAATACAGGGGAATGTGGATGAAGAGAAGGAAATAATTTCCGACAATGAGAATGTACCGGATGTTCAGGATGAAAATGGAGAAGAAGCTGTCGGTGCTACGAATCTGGAAGATTTTGTTATAAACAATGGAGTTCTGGTGGAATATAATGGAACAGCATCAGAGGTTACAATTCCACAGAATGTTACGAAGATAAATTATGATGTGTTTAAAAATCATACAGAATTACAAAAAGTAGTCCTGAATGGATGTACAGTGGAAATTGAAAGTGAAGCCTTTCGAGATTGCTCCGGACTGAAAACAATAGAAGGAACAGGAAATATTACAAGCATTGAAAGTCAGGCATTTGAAGGCTGCAGTGCATTGGAAAGTATAGAAGGAACAGAAACGATCAGGTACATAGGGTATGCTGCTTTTTCTGGATGTACTGCTTTTAAAGGGTTTGTTTTTACAGAGAATCTTCTGACTTTAAGGGATGACGCATTTGCTGGTTGTAAGAGTCTTGAAAATATTGTATTTCCCGAATCACTTCAGGAAATTGGAACTGTTGTATTTGAAGATGCGGCAGTTCAGAAACTGACTTTTCTCTGTGAATATAAGAAAGGAATGTTTGAAGGAGGAACTACGAAGGAACTTATTGTGACCAAAGGTGATTTTGGTGAGATCAAAGAAGGATATTCTATGATCGGAAGTGATTTCGTGGAAATGAAAGAGCTGGAAAAAGTTACAATTGGTTCAGAGGTAACACTGATCGGACAGGAAGTTTTTGATGGCTGTGAAAATCTTTCTGAGGTGAATATAGAAGAGGGAAAGGTGGAACGTATTGGAGAGGCTGCCTTCAGAGGATGTAAATCCTTAAAAGAAATAGTGCTTCCGGCGAAAATTACTTCTATTGGTGGAGGAATCTTCGCTGATTCAGGTATAGCTAAAGTTACGATGGAAGGAGTTACAGAGATTCCGAGTGCAGCATTTGCAGGATGTAAAAATTTAACGTCATTTTCTTTTGATAACATAAAATCAATCGGCAGAGGAAGTTTCAGAGACTGCGAAAACCTGAAAGAGGTGATCATTCCGGAAACCGTTGAAGAGATTCAGTATGAATATGAGGACAGTCCTTTCGAAAACTGCGGTGCTGAGAGAGTTGTTATAAAAAATGAACTGATGAGTACAGAATGCTTCGATGGGGAAGTAAAATTAAAAGAAATCGTGGCGGAGGCCGGAGTTGTGGAAGGATCATTTCCCAATTTGGAAACACTGGTGATCGGTGAGAAGGTCAGTGTTATTGGAAGGATTGAGGCTGAAAATCTGAAAAGTCTGCAACTTGGTGGAAATAAAGATACAAATATGGAATGGGCAGGTTTCAGTGATATAAAATCTCTGGAAAAGGTTGTTATTTCAGGATCTGTAGAGATTACGGAGGCGATGTTTGAAAACTGCGAGAACCTTACTTCTGTAACCATAACTGGAGAAGTGTCTAGGATTGGTGCATGGGCATTTGCAGGCACTGGTTTAACGGAACTGGAGATTCCGGAGAGTGTAACAGAACTGGGAGACTCGTTTATTTTCGAAACGAAACCTGAGAAACTTGTGCTGGGGGCAGATGTTACATATGATTCCATGACATTTAATGGAGTCGATTTTACAGATCTGCAGGAACTTCAGATTCTTTCAGGGGAAATTTCAGAAAGTCTGTTTGAATGTGAAAGATTTGAGAAAGATCTGAAATTAAAAATAGGACCCAATGTAACCTCAATCGGAAGAAGAGCATTTTTTGAATGCAAACAACTGGTATCTGTAGAATTCGAAGAAGGAAAACTTGAAACAATTGGTGACGGCGCATTTGTGCATTGCACATCTTTGACAAAAGTGGATATTCCCGCATGCGTAAAAGAAATCGGTGAAATGGCTTTCTCTGATACAGGAATAAAGAGTGTTTCCTTTAAAGAAGGCTTAAAAAGAATTGGAAAGGCTGCATTTGCTACCTGTCCGTATCTAAGGGAAGCAAGTATCCCGAAAAGTGTAGAAAGTATCGGGGACTATGCGTTTGGAATCAGAGCATATACTGCGCAGGTGGGAAACGAAAAACCTTACACTGCATACGAACCATATGAGGAAGGCTTCACCATCATCGGCTACGGTGGTACGGAGGCAGAGCGTTATGCAGAAGATACTCCTGGAATTACATTTGTAGATCTGGATGGAAACAGCAAAAAATCTCTGAAAACAGCAACTGTGTCCGGACTGTCTGCGAAATATTATACAGGAAAGAGTCTGAAACCGTCAGTAACAGTAACTCTGAAGCGAAAGAAACTGGTTCTTAACAAAGACTATAAAGTAACTTACAAAAATAATACCAATATAGGCCAGGCAATAGTTACCATTACCGGAATAGGAAAATACACAGGAAGTATTTCCAGAAATTTCACAATACGGATAAAAAATAACAGCACTTATACAGCAGGAAAACTGAAATACACCATCACTAATGCAGATACAACAGGAAAAGGCACTGTAACACTTACAGCAGCAACAAACAAAACAACAGTCACAAGCCTTACCGTACCATCTACAGTAAAGATCGGTGGAAAATCATTTAAAGTAACAGCCATTGGAAAGAAAGCATTCAGCGGAGCAAAGAAACTGAAAAAGGTGGTAATCGGAAAATATGTTACCTACATTGGTCAGGAAGCATTTTCCGGAAATACAGCACTGACCACAGTGAGTTGCAGCTGTACTTCATTGAATTACATCGGAAAGAAGGCGTTCTACGGGGATAAGAAATTATCTTCTGTAACTTTAAAAACAACTAAGCTTACCAGTTCAAAAACAGGAAGTGATGCGTTCAAAAATATAAAGAGCACATGTAAATTCAAAGTTCCGGCATCAAAAGTGAAAACATATCAGAAATTATTGATATCCAGAGGAGCAGGAAGTAAAATCAAAGTGACGAAATAG
- a CDS encoding sodium-dependent transporter: MKRESFGSRLGFILVSAGCAIGIGNVWKFPYICGAYGGAAFILIYLCFLVILGIPVLVSEFAVGRGSHTSVAKCFDKLAPAGTCWKPLKSIGIIGCYMLMMFYTTVGGWMLYYCVKSLRGDFVGATPEAVTQAFSDMLGNAPVMMLWMVIICIIGFAVCFMGLQNGIEKISKVMMSALLIIMVILAVHSVMMEGAGEGIRFYLVPDFQKIKDAGLGNVVFAALSQSFFTLSIGIGAMLIFGSYLDKSRSLTGEAVSITVLDTFVALTAGFIIIPACFSYGIQPDAGPSLIFITLPNIFAKMSGGALWGSLFFLFLTFAAISTIIAVFENLIVFNMELFHWDRKKSVIVCAVLVVILSIPCVLGFNVLSGFQPFGDGSSIMDLEDFIVSNNLLPLGSLGYLLFCTRKNGWGWDNFIAETNAGTGMKFPKSLKGYVSYGIPAIIIIIYLKGYYDKFAGLGTGTLIGWMIVAFLLLGFVFYCAMAKKKNK; the protein is encoded by the coding sequence ATGAAGAGAGAGTCGTTTGGCTCACGGCTTGGTTTTATCCTGGTATCAGCAGGATGTGCCATCGGTATTGGAAATGTATGGAAGTTCCCGTATATCTGCGGGGCATATGGAGGCGCAGCTTTCATTTTGATCTACTTATGTTTCCTCGTAATCCTGGGTATTCCGGTTCTGGTATCTGAGTTTGCAGTAGGACGTGGAAGCCACACAAGCGTTGCGAAATGCTTCGACAAGCTGGCACCTGCAGGAACCTGCTGGAAGCCACTGAAATCTATTGGTATCATTGGATGTTACATGTTAATGATGTTTTACACAACAGTAGGCGGATGGATGCTTTATTACTGTGTAAAGAGTCTGCGGGGAGATTTCGTGGGGGCAACTCCGGAAGCAGTAACACAGGCATTCTCTGATATGCTTGGAAATGCACCTGTTATGATGTTATGGATGGTGATCATCTGTATCATCGGATTTGCAGTCTGTTTCATGGGTCTGCAGAATGGAATCGAAAAGATTTCCAAAGTAATGATGAGTGCTCTGCTGATCATTATGGTAATTCTGGCTGTACATTCTGTTATGATGGAGGGAGCCGGAGAAGGAATCCGTTTTTATCTGGTTCCTGATTTCCAGAAGATCAAAGACGCAGGTCTGGGCAATGTAGTATTTGCGGCATTAAGCCAGTCCTTCTTTACATTGTCTATCGGTATTGGTGCCATGCTGATCTTCGGAAGCTATCTGGACAAGTCCAGAAGCCTGACAGGTGAAGCGGTAAGCATTACTGTACTGGACACTTTCGTAGCACTGACAGCTGGATTTATCATTATCCCTGCATGTTTTTCCTATGGAATCCAGCCGGATGCAGGTCCGAGCCTGATCTTTATTACACTGCCTAATATTTTTGCCAAGATGAGCGGCGGCGCATTATGGGGAAGCCTGTTCTTCCTGTTTCTGACTTTCGCAGCAATCTCTACGATCATTGCTGTATTTGAGAACCTGATCGTATTTAATATGGAACTGTTTCACTGGGATCGTAAGAAGAGTGTGATCGTGTGCGCGGTTCTGGTAGTGATCTTAAGCATTCCATGTGTACTGGGCTTTAATGTCCTTTCCGGCTTCCAGCCATTTGGAGATGGAAGTAGTATCATGGATCTGGAAGACTTTATTGTTTCCAATAACCTTCTGCCTCTGGGAAGCCTGGGTTACCTTCTGTTCTGTACCAGAAAGAATGGATGGGGCTGGGATAACTTCATTGCAGAAACAAATGCCGGTACAGGAATGAAATTCCCGAAATCCCTGAAAGGATATGTTTCCTATGGAATTCCTGCTATTATTATCATCATCTATCTGAAAGGATACTATGATAAATTCGCAGGTCTGGGAACAGGAACACTAATCGGCTGGATGATCGTAGCATTCCTGCTTCTGGGATTTGTATTCTACTGTGCAATGGCGAAAAAGAAAAATAAATAA
- the malQ gene encoding 4-alpha-glucanotransferase produces the protein MAMRKAGVLMPVSALPSRTGAGELGKVAFHFINLLKKNHVKIWQILPLNPVGYGNSPYQPYSSCAGDELYISLELLAEEGLLKEKPEEFQPDVKKVDYDAVRRFREPYLREAFAEFSRKKGQEEAAYKEFAEQSWVYEYGVFRALKMANNGNCWNDWPEEDRTWPENRHALSAEVEAEAQYQMFLQYLFYTQWMAVKTAANEAGIEIMGDVPFYVGQDSVDVWGGKDNFLLDTDGRPIFIAGVPPDYFSATGQRWGNPIYDWDHMKEKNYQFWVDRIGYSNKLFDIIRIDHFRAFDTYWKIPSTCPTAIDGEWIEAPGYEVIDTLQEKLPGLNLVAEDLGELRPEVLVLKDHYHLKGMKILVFSIETGGKYARDTFHDVENMIFYTGTHDNDTVMEWYGKMTCASRRKLRHLLKSHGVKQGSVKDRFLEYTLSNQAEYAIIPMADILGLGGEGHMNTPGTIGSPNWEWHLPDFAQAEKELWKFGNLICKTHRF, from the coding sequence ATTGCTATGAGAAAAGCCGGAGTACTGATGCCTGTTTCCGCACTGCCTTCCCGTACAGGAGCCGGGGAGCTTGGAAAAGTAGCATTTCACTTTATAAATCTGTTAAAGAAAAACCACGTAAAGATCTGGCAGATCCTGCCGTTAAACCCTGTAGGATACGGAAATTCCCCGTATCAGCCCTATTCATCCTGCGCAGGAGATGAACTGTATATCAGTCTGGAGCTGCTGGCTGAAGAGGGACTTCTTAAGGAAAAGCCGGAAGAGTTTCAGCCTGATGTAAAGAAAGTAGATTATGATGCAGTACGCAGATTCAGGGAACCATATCTGAGAGAAGCATTTGCAGAGTTTTCTAGGAAAAAAGGACAGGAGGAAGCTGCCTATAAGGAATTCGCAGAACAGTCCTGGGTTTATGAATATGGAGTATTCCGAGCATTAAAGATGGCAAATAATGGGAACTGCTGGAATGACTGGCCGGAAGAAGACAGAACCTGGCCTGAGAACAGACATGCATTATCCGCAGAAGTGGAAGCAGAAGCGCAGTATCAGATGTTCCTGCAGTATCTCTTTTATACACAGTGGATGGCTGTAAAAACAGCTGCAAATGAGGCCGGCATTGAGATCATGGGAGATGTTCCTTTCTATGTAGGACAGGATTCTGTGGATGTCTGGGGAGGCAAGGATAATTTCCTTCTGGATACAGACGGAAGACCGATCTTTATTGCAGGAGTTCCGCCGGATTATTTCAGTGCCACAGGACAGAGATGGGGAAATCCTATCTATGACTGGGATCACATGAAAGAAAAGAATTATCAGTTCTGGGTAGACAGGATCGGATACAGCAATAAGCTCTTTGATATTATCAGGATCGACCATTTCCGTGCCTTTGATACTTACTGGAAGATCCCGTCCACATGCCCTACAGCTATTGATGGAGAATGGATCGAGGCCCCTGGTTATGAGGTGATCGACACGCTGCAGGAGAAACTTCCGGGATTGAACCTGGTAGCAGAGGATCTGGGTGAGCTTCGTCCGGAAGTGCTGGTGCTGAAAGACCATTATCATCTGAAAGGAATGAAGATCCTGGTATTTTCCATAGAAACAGGTGGAAAATATGCCAGAGATACCTTCCATGATGTGGAAAATATGATTTTTTACACAGGAACCCATGATAATGACACAGTGATGGAATGGTATGGGAAAATGACCTGTGCATCCCGAAGAAAACTTCGTCATCTGCTGAAATCACACGGGGTGAAACAGGGATCTGTGAAAGACAGATTTCTGGAATATACGTTAAGCAACCAGGCGGAATATGCCATTATTCCTATGGCTGATATTCTGGGACTTGGAGGAGAAGGCCACATGAACACTCCTGGAACCATCGGTTCCCCTAACTGGGAATGGCATCTGCCGGATTTCGCACAGGCAGAGAAAGAACTGTGGAAATTTGGAAATCTGATTTGCAAAACCCACAGGTTTTGA